A single Lolium perenne isolate Kyuss_39 chromosome 6, Kyuss_2.0, whole genome shotgun sequence DNA region contains:
- the LOC127307755 gene encoding NDR1/HIN1-like protein 10 has protein sequence MCGCDDDCCGCISYRTRENIKYGCICFGIVAAIVLFAVLLAAYAFLRHITIIVEDASLTRFALLTSPTTALAYNLSLTLSVRNPNWAMTMKNTEPFEAAYKFDGQQFDRVLLADKGFKHSPGKTILYRLATSSESDYVSLGNAGVAEYKKENQTGVFELQVALTRKVSYTARYTKCKIEATCPLKLRIEQPGATTVVFEKVKCKLAKAEKNC, from the coding sequence ATGTGCGGCTGCGACGACGATTGCTGCGGCTGCATCTCTTACAGGACCCGGGAGAACATCAAGTACGGCTGCATCTGCTTCGGCATCGTAGCCGCCATCGTCCTCTTCGCCGTCCTCCTGGCCGCCTACGCCTTCCTCCGCCACATCACCATCATCGTCGAGGACGCCTCGCTTACCAGGTTTGCACTTCTGACCTCCCCGACGACGGCGCTCGCCTACAACCTCTCGCTTACGCTGAGCGTCCGCAACCCGAATTGGGCGATGACCATGAAGAACACTGAGCCGTTTGAAGCTGCTTACAAGTTCGACGGCCAGCAGTTCGACCGCGTGCTGCTCGCCGACAAGGGCTTCAAGCACTCCCCCGGGAAGACCATCCTGTACCGCCTCGCCACGAGCTCGGAGAGCGACTACGTGTCGCTGGGCAACGCCGGCGTGGCGGAGTACAAGAAGGAGAACCAGACGGGGGTGTTCGAGCTTCAGGTGGCGCTGACCCGCAAGGTAAGCTACACGGCGCGCTACACCAAATGCAAGATCGAGGCCACCTGCCCGCTCAAGCTCCGGATCGAGCAGCCCGGCGCGACCACGGTGGTGTTCGAGAAGGTGAAATGCAAGCTTGCAAAGGCAGAGAAGAACTGCTAG